One genomic region from Microcystis panniformis FACHB-1757 encodes:
- a CDS encoding photosystem II reaction center protein J, with protein MFAEGRIPLWLVATIAGLGVIAVVGLFFYGAYAGLGSSM; from the coding sequence ATGTTCGCAGAAGGTCGTATTCCTTTGTGGTTAGTCGCCACCATCGCCGGTCTAGGCGTTATCGCCGTGGTTGGTCTTTTCTTCTACGGAGCTTACGCCGGTTTAGGTTCCTCTATGTAA
- a CDS encoding photosystem II reaction center protein L, producing the protein MERTPNPNRQAVELNRTSLYLGLLLVAVLGILFSSYFFN; encoded by the coding sequence ATGGAAAGAACACCTAATCCGAATCGGCAAGCCGTCGAGTTAAATCGTACTTCTCTTTACCTAGGTTTACTCCTAGTTGCTGTCTTGGGAATTTTATTTTCCAGCTATTTCTTTAACTAA